From the Falco biarmicus isolate bFalBia1 chromosome 19, bFalBia1.pri, whole genome shotgun sequence genome, one window contains:
- the DDX23 gene encoding LOW QUALITY PROTEIN: probable ATP-dependent RNA helicase DDX23 (The sequence of the model RefSeq protein was modified relative to this genomic sequence to represent the inferred CDS: deleted 1 base in 1 codon): MAGELADKKDRDASPAKEERKRSRSPDRDRDRDRERDRDRKGSPSKDRKRHRSRDRRRGSRSRSRSRSKSTERDRRHKERDRDRSKKDRDREKDGHRRDKDRKRSSLSPSRGKDSKSRKERDSRKAEEEEENALKKEKAQPLSLEELLAKKKAEEEAEAKPKFLSKAEREAEALRRRQQEVEERQRLLEEERKKRKQFQEMGRKMLEDPQERERRERRERMERETNGTEDEEGRQKIREEKDKSKELHAIKERYLGGVKKRRRTRHLNDRKFVFEWDASEDTSIDYNPLYKERHQVQLLGRGFIAGIDLKQQKREQSRFYGDLMEKRRTLEEKEQEEARLRKLRKKEAKQRWDDRHWSQKKLDEMTDRDWRIFREDYSITTKGGKIPNPIRSWKDSSLPPHILEVIDKCGYKEPTPIQRQAIPIGLQNRDIIGVAETGSGKTAAFLIPLLVWITTLPKIDRIEESDQGPYAIILAPTRELAQQIEEETIKFGKPLGIRTVAVIGGISREDQGFRLRMGCEIVIATPGRLIDVLENRYLVLSRCTYVVLDEADRMIDMGFEPDVQKILEHMPVTNQKPDTDEAEDPEKMLANFESGKHKYRQTVMFTATMPPAVERLARSYLRRPAVVYIGSAGKPHERVEQKVFLMSESEKRKKLLAILEQGFDPPIIIFVNQKKGCDVLAKSLEKMGYNACTLHGGKGQEQREFALSNLKAGAKDILVATDVAGRGIDIHDVSMVVNYDMAKNIEDYIHRIGRTGRAGKSGVAITFLTKEDSTVFYDLKQAILESPVSSCPPELANHPDAQHKPGTILTKKRREETIFA, encoded by the exons ATGGCCGGAGAACTAGCAGATAAGAAGGACCGGGACGCATCCCCTGCCAAGGAGGAGAGGAAACGCTCACGATCCCCAGACAGAGACCGGGATCGGGACCGGGAACGGGACCGGGACCGCAAGGGTTCCCCCTCCAAGGACAGGAAGCGGCACCGGTCCCGGGATAGAAGACGAGGCAGCCGGTCACGATCCCGGTCCCGGTCCAAGTCGACAGAGAG GGATCGCCGGCACAAAGAACGTGATCGGGACCGGAGCAAGAAGGACCGGGACCGAGAGAAAGATGGGCACCGGCGGGATAAGGACAGGAAGCGGTCAAG CTTGTCCCCGAGCAGGGGCAAAGACTCGAAGTCCCGGAAGGAGCGG GACTCACGGAaagcggaggaggaggaggagaatgccctgaagaaggagaag GCCCAGCCGCTGTCcttggaggagctgctggctaAGAAGAAGGCTGAAGAGGAGGCAGAAGCCAAG CCCAAGTTCCTGTCCAAGGCGGAGCGGGAGGCCGAGGCCttgcggcggcggcagcaggaggtggaggagcgTCAGcggctgctggaggaggagaggaagaagaggaagcagTTCCAGGAGATGGGGAGGAAGATGCTTG AAGACCCCCAGGAGCGTGAGCGCAGGGAGCGCCGGGAGCGAATGGAGCGGGAGACCAACGGCACAGAGGACGAGGAGGGCAGGCAGAAGATCCGGGAGGAGAAAGACAAGAGCAAAGAGCTCCATGCCATCAAG GAGCGTTACCTGGGAGGAGTGAAGAAGCGGAGACGTACGCGGCACCTGAACGACCGCAAGTTCGTCTTCGAGTGGGATGCGTCGGAAGACACCTCCATTGACTACAACCCCCT GTACAAGGAGCGACACCAAGTGCAGCTGCTGGGCCGGGGCTTCATCGCAGGGATTGACCTGAAGCAGCAGAAACGGGAACAGTCGCGCTTCTATGGGGACTTGATGGAGAAGAGGCGGAcgctggaggagaaggagcaggagga ggCTCGGCTGCGGAAGCTGCGGAAGAAGGAGGCCAAGCAGCGCTGGGACGACCGGCACTGGTCCCAGAAAAAACTCGATGAGATGACAGACAGGGACTGGCGCATATTCCGCGAGGACTACAGCATCACCACCAAGGGGGGCAAGATCCCCAACCCCATCCGCTCCTGGAAGGactcctccctgcccccccacaTCCTGGAGGTCATCGATAAGTGTGGCTACAAG GAGCCCACCCCCATCCAGCGCCAGGCGATCCCCATCGGCCTGCAGAACCGTGACATCATCGGCGTGGCCGAGACCGGTAGCGGTAAAACGGCGGCTTTCCTCATCCCGCTGCTGGTGTGGATCACCACCCTGCCCAAGATCGATCg GATTGAAGAATCGGACCAGGGTCCCTACGCCATCATCCTGGCCCCCACCCGTGAGCTGGCCCAGCAGATTGAGGAGGAAACCATCAAATTCGGGAAGCCTCTGGGCATCCGCACGGTGGCCGTGATCGGAGGCATCTCCCGCGAGGACCAAGGCTTCCGCCTTCGCATGGGCTGCGAG ATCGTCATTGCCACACCAGGCCGTCTCATCGACGTGCTGGAGAACCGGTACCTAGTGCTGAGCCGCTGCACCTACGTAGTGCTGGATGAGGCAGATCGCATGATCGACATGGGCTTTGAGCCTGATGTGCAGAAGATCCTGGAGCACATGCCCGTCACCAACCAAAAACCCGACACCGACGAGGCTGAGGACCCCGAGAAGATGTTGGCCAACTTCGAGTCGGGGAAGCACAAGTACAGAcag ACCGTCATGTTCACGGCCACCATGCCGCCAGCGGTGGAGCGCCTGGCCCGCAGCTACCTCCGTCGTCCGGCCGTGGTCTACATCGGCTCCGCCGGCAAACCCCATGAGCGGGTGGAGCAGAAGGTCTTCCTCATGTCGGAGTCGGAGAAGAG GAAGAAGCTGTTGGCCATCCTGGAACAGGGCTTCGACCCACCCATCATCATCTTCGTCAACCAGAAGAAGGGCTGCGACGTGCTGGCAAAGTCCCTGGAGAAGATGGGG TACAACGCCTGCACCCTGCACGGTGGCAAAGGCCAGGAGCAGCGGGAGTTCGCCCTCTCCAACCTGAAGGCCGGAGCCAAGGACATCCTGGTGGCCACCGACGTGGCAGGACGCGGCATCGACATCCACGACGTCTCCATGGTCGTCAACTACGACATGGCCAAGAACATCGAGG ATTACATCCACCGCATCGGGCGGACGGGCCGAGCGGGGAAGAGCGGCGTAGCCATCACCTTCCTCACCAAGGAGGATTCCACCGTTTTCTACGACCTGAAGCAAGCCATCCTGGAGAGCCCGGTCTCATCCTGCCCACCCGAGCTGGCCAACCACCCCGACGCTCAGCACAAACCCGGCACCATCCTCACCAAGAAGCGGCGGGAGGAAACCATCTTCGCCTGA
- the RND1 gene encoding rho-related GTP-binding protein Rho6 gives MALTSAAIGGRAPPWAGLGVGGVYKGAAAAGRRAGGREGGGGAALCAAAMRERRPVPAAPARCKLVLVGDVQCGKTAMLQVLAKDCYPETYVPTVFENYTACLASEEQRVELSLWDTSGSPYYDNVRPLCYSDSDAVLLCFDISRPETLDSASKKWKTEILDYCPNTRVLLIGCKTDLRTDLSTLMELSHQKQAPISYEQGCAAARQLGAESYLECSAFTSEKSVHSIFRTVSGICLSKAPPQPPKSPPRSLSKRLLHLPSRSELISSAFKKEKAKSCSVM, from the exons ATGGCGCTAACCTCCGCGGCGATTGGCGGGAGGGCGCCGCCGTGGGCGGGGCTCGGCGTCGGCGGGGTATATAAGGGCgctgcggcggcggggcgcagggccggcgggcgggaggGCGGCGGAGGCGCCGCGCTCTGCGCCGCCGCCATGCGGGAGCGGAGGCCGGTACCGGCGGCTCCGGCCCGCTGcaagctggtgctggtgggcgACGTGCAGTGCGGCAAGACGGccatgctgcaggtgctggcCAAGGACTGCTACCCCGAG ACGTACGTGCCCACCGTGTTTGAGAACTACACGGCGTGTTTGGCCAGCGAGGAGCAGCGGGTGGAGCTCAGCCTCTGGGACACCTCCG gctcTCCCTACTACGACAACGTGCGTCCCCTCTGCTACAGCGACTCGGATGCTGTCCTGCTCTGCTTCGACATCAGCCGCCCCGAGACCCTGGACAGTGCGTCCAAGAAG TGGAAGACGGAGATCCTGGACTATTGCCCCAACACGCGGGTGCTGCTCATCGGTTGCAAGACAGACCTGCGGACGGACCTGAGCACCCTGATGGAGCTCTCCCACCAGAAGCAGGCACCCATTTCCTATGAGCAg GGCTGTGCGGCggccaggcagctgggagcagagagctACCTGGAGTGTTCGGCCTTCACCTCGGAGAAGAGCGTCCATAGCATCTTCCGGACCGTGTCCGGCATCTGCCTCAGCAaagcccccccgcagccccccaaAAGCCCCCCCCGCAGCCTCTCCAAGAGACTCCTGCACCTGCCCAGCCGCTCTGAGCTCATCTCCTCCgccttcaagaaggaaaaagcaaaaagctgctCAGTCATGTGA
- the CCDC65 gene encoding dynein regulatory complex subunit 2: MPGKRGPQGAAPIAAEDAILLLQSQALAEEEAAKKKGKMLTRFLKDKLAKEEHSSTLNLRKLNTQWRAVLREAKAKELHQDIEILSQTFTRVMDCKDSVIESLAKDLEEAEEQHAHALRGHLHNTDCLLELQRCRLMCLEEGYNAQLEALKMEFEAERRTILEQHEQENCHLRDVALAVEQNHAKNTHEALLNFQSARDDIKNKSLQEKQYSRVQLGGRLEVLWEQFQKAMQSYTEATKHQKIAFEALKQKDEKNSREIEMQAKKLQKLQDLVTATKSRIAAHLRESEEQNRRMREEKERVLGQLQELRRELSRARAKAHSSLARLAVQSGAALKVLARGGEEGEAGGPWAGGAPERGTTIPSRPALSDIPPQAERILRLAEMCRRLETEEEKVLPFYSSSLAEGEQRDTRQILEETPAEPLAQAMRDYVGLERFWQRFNKVKLEEKALEREQVVLSQKNQHLRELLRQYLAGISASEEVLGEPNPFLAVERKSCIPRTCPIQRGAVHKVIRVLHPPTAPREGIPAGTPSTAPPAPADNASPPQSKAWDTAETATAQMCRKSVEIVPKTVLRGLISGTH; the protein is encoded by the exons ATGCCAGGGAAGCGCGGCCCGCAGGGGGCAGCCCCCATAGCGGCAGAGGATGCtatcctgctgctgcagagccaagcGCTGGCTGAGGAGGAGGCGGCCAAGAAGAAGGGGAAGATGCTCACCCGATTCCTGAAG gacaAGCTGGCCAAGGAGGAGCACAGCAGCACCCTGAACCTCCGCAAGCTCAACACACAGTGGCGGGCGGTGCTGCGGGAGGCCAAGGCCAAAGAGCTGCACCAGGACATTGAGATACTCAGCCAGACCTTCACACGGGTGATGGACTGCAAGGACAGCGTCATCGAG TCCCTGGCCAAAGAcctggaggaggcagaggagcagcacgCCCATGCCCTGCGCGGCCACCTGCACAACACTGACTGCCTGCTGGAGCTCCAGCGCTGCCGCCTGATGTGCCTGGAGGAGGGGTACAATGCCCAGCTGGAGGCCCTGAAGATGGAGTTTGAGGCGGAGAG GAGGACCATCCTTGAGCAGCACGAGCAAGAAAACTGCCACCTGCGGGATGTGGCGCTGGCTGTGGAGCAGAATCACGCCAAGAACACCCACGAGGCCCTGCTGAATTTCCAGAGCGCCCGAGATGACATCAAAAACAAG AGCCTGCAGGAGAAGCAATACAGCCGCGTGCAGCTGGGTGGGAGGTTGGAGGTGCTCTGGGAGCAGTTCCAGAAGGCCATGCAGAGCTACACGGAGGCCACCAAGCACCAGAAGATTGCTTTTGAGGCGCTGAAGCAGAAGGATGAGAAGAACTCCAGGGAGATAGAGATGCAGGCAAAGAAGCTGCAAAAGCTCCAG GACTTGGTCACAGCCACCAAAAGCCGGATCGCGGCTCATCTCCGGGAGAGTGAGGAGCAGAACCGGCGCATgcgggaggagaaggaaagggtcCTCGGGCAGCTCCAGGAGCTCCGGAGGGAGCTGAGCCGGGCCAGGGCTAAGGCACACAGTAGCCTGGCCAGGCTTGCCGTGCAGAGCGGCGCTGCCCTGAAGGTGCTGGCGCGGGGTGGTGAGGAAGGTGAGGCCGGTGGCCcgtgggcagggggagcaccAGAGAGGGGTACCACCATCCCCTCCCGCCCTGCCCTCTCCGATatccctccccaggctgagcgCATCCTTCGGCTGGCTGAGATGTGCCGCAGGCTGGAGACggaggaggagaaggtgctGCCGTTCTACTCGTCCTCGCTGGCGGAGGGGGAGCAGCGGGACACCCGGCAAATCCTGGAGGAGACGCCCGCAGAACCCCTGGCTCAG GCCATGCGGGACTACGTGGGGCTGGAGCGCTTCTGGCAGCGGTTCAACAAGGtgaagctggaggagaaggcGCTGGAACGGGAGCAGGTGGTGCTGAGCCAGAAGAACCAACATCTGCGGGAGCTGCTCCGGCAGTACCTGGCAGGGATCTCTGCCAGCGAGGAGGTGCTGGGTGAGCCCAACCCCTTCCTCGCCGTTGAGCGCAAGAGCTGCATCCCCAGGACTTGCCCCATCCAGAGGGGGGCTGTGCACAAGGTCATCAGGGTGCTGCACCCCCCGACAGCCCCTCGGGAGGGGATCCCGGCTGGGACCCCATCCACGGCTCCGCCAGCACCAGCTGACAATGCCTCCCCCCCGCAGAGCAAGGCCTGGGACACCGCAGAGACTGCAACTGCCCAGATGTGCCGTAAAAGCGTCGAAATTGTGCCCAAAACTGTGCTCCGGGGTCTTATTTCTGGGACCCACTGA